The DNA segment GGACGGCGTTCTGGGGGTCATGAAATACGAGGAAGAGCTGCTCCCCGAGGAGGCCTACCGGATGATCCAGGAGCGCGAGACCCTGCGCAGGGCCTCGCAGTGGGCGGAGGCGGACCGGATCCGCGGGCTTCTCCTGGAGATGGGGGTGGAGGTCTCCGACACGCCCGACGGTGTGGTCTGGCGGCTCAGGTGATCGGGGGCGGCGCCCGGAGCCGTCCCTTCGGGAGGATATTGCCATGAAAAAGGAAGTCCGGCGGTCGATCCTGGCCGGTTCCTGGTACCCCGGCCGGCCCGAGACCCTGCGGGGAGACATCGAGACGTACTTCCGGAACGTACCCGAACGGGAGATCCCGGGCCGCATCGTCGGCCTCGTGGCCCCGCACGCGGGATACGTCTATTCCGGCCAGGTAGCGGCCCACGCGTACAAACTGATCCGGAATGCGCCCTACGAAAAGGTGATCGTCATTTCCCCTTCCCATCGCATGCACTTCGACGGTGTCGCCCTTTGGCGGGGAGCCGGTTACGAGACCCCCCTGGGGGTGGTACCGGTGGACCAGGAACTGGCGGAGTCGGTCCTGGACGCGGACGGGCCGGTCGCCGAGATCCCCGCAGCACACGCCGGGGAACACTCCCTGGAAATCCAGCTTCCCTTTCTGCAGGTGGCCCTCGGGGAGTTCTCGTTCGTGCCGCTGGTCATGGGCACCCAGGACGAGCGGACGTGCCGGCGGCTGGCGGAGGTGATCGCCGGAGCCGTCGCGGGCCGGCGGACCCTGGTTGTCGGCAGCTCCGATCTCTCCCATTTTCATTCGCATAGCGAGGCCGTCCGTCTCGATTCCGTCATGCTCGAACACCTGAAGAACTTCAACCCGGACGGGCTCCTCAGGGATCTGGCCCGCCGGAGCTGCGAGGCCTGCGGTGGCGGGCCGGCAGCGGCGACGATGATGGCCGCCCGGGCCTTGGGGGCCGAACGGGCAGAACTTTTGAAATATGCCAATTCGGGGGATGTGACGGGAGACCGGCGGGAGGTGGTCGGGTACGCCTCGGCGGTCTTCTATGCCGCTTCCTGATCCATCATGGAAGGGGCTGTTGGAGAATCCCCGGAAAGCGGGAAGACCATGGAACTGACAGAGCAGGAAAAGAAGGATCTCCTCCATCTGGCCCTCTCGACCATCAAGGCCGAACTGGAGGGAAAAGAACTGCCCGGGATGAAGCAGCCGACCCCGATCCTCCGGGAGAAACGGGGGGCCTTCGTGACCCTGAAGAAGCGGGGCCGGCTCCGGGGGTGCATCGGTTACATCCAGCCGGTCAAGCCCCTGCACGAGACGATCGAGCGGATGGCCCTGGCGGCGGCCTTTGAAGACCCGCGCTTCCCCGCACTCAAAAAGGAGGAGTTGAAGGACCTGTCCGTGGAGATCTCCGTCCTGACGCCGCTCCGGGAGATCCGCGACGCCGGCGAGATCCGCGTGGGGGTCCACGGGCTCTACATCGTTCGGGGACCCAGGTCCGGACTGCTCTTGCCCCAGGTGGCCGTGGAGTACCGGTGGGATACGGAAACATTCCTTAGGGAGACCTGCCATAAAGCCGGTCTTCCGGCCGACGCCTGGCGGGACGAATCGACCCGCATTTTTGTGTTCTCTGCGGAAATCTTTGGAGATTTGTCCTGATTTTGCTCGATTGCCAATCCGGAAGAAACGGGTTGACTTGGCCCGCTCCGGCGGGTATCATCCGCCCGCCGGGCGAGAAGGGGCCGTTGGGAAACCCGGACGCCTGCAATCCTGGCCCCGATCCGGATTGCCGGGCAATACGAACGATTGGAGAGGAGCGATCATGGCGGTAAAGGCAGCGATCAATGGATTCGGCAGGGTCGGGCGTTACCTCGTCCGGGCCTGTCTCGGGTATGAAGACGACATTGAAATCGTAGCAATCAACTCCCGGGCCAAGCCGGAAAACCTGGCGCATCTCCTGAAGTACGATTCGGTCCACGGCAGGTTCGGGGCCGATGTTGTTGTGGATGGAAAAGACCTGGTGATCAACGGCCGGAAGATCGTTGTCACCAACGTAACGTCCCCTCTGTCGGATCTTCCCTGGAAAGAGCTCGGTGTGGACATCGTTCTCGAGTCGACGGGCAAGTTCCGCAAGAAGGACGAGGTCTCCGGGCATCTCGATGCGGGCGCGAAAAAGGTCATCCTTGCCGTTCCGGGCAAAGGGATCGACGGAACCTTCGTCATGGGCGTCAACGAGGCCTCCTACGATCCGGCGAAGCACCACATCATCTCCAACGCCTCCTGTACGACCAACTGCCTGGCCCCCGTGGTGAAGGTCCTCCACGACCGGTTCACGATCAAACGGGGACTCATGACGACGGTCCATGCCTACACCATGGACCAGCGCCTGCTGGACGGCTCCCACAAGGACCTGCGGCGGGGCAGGGCGGCCGCCATGTCCATCGTGCCCACGACGACCGGCGCCGCCAAGGCGGTCACCGAGGTGATCCCGGACCTGAAAGGCAAGATGGACGGCCTGGCCATGCGCGTTCCCACGCCGAACGTCTCGGTGGTGGATTTCGTGGCGGAGCTGGGACGGAACGTCACGGTCAACGAGGTGAACGGAGCCCTGAAGGAGGCCGCCGAGGGCCCGCTGAAGGGGATCCTGCTCTATTGCGAAGAAGAGCTTGTCTCCGTGGACTTCACCAGCAGCCCCTATTCGTCCATCGTGGATGCCCCGCTGACGAACGTCGTCGACGGGAACTTCGTCAAGGTCTTCTCCTGGTACGACAACGAAAGCGGCTATGCCTGCCGCATGCGGGACCTGGCCGTCTACATCGGTAAAAAAATGTGAGGGATGGGATGCCGAGACCGCTGATCGCCGGGAACTGGAAGATGCACATGACCGTGGGCGAGGCGGTGGAGTATGCCCGGCGGCTCCGGGAACGGCTTCCGGAGCCGATGGACCGGGATGTCGTCATTGCACCGCCCTTCACGGCCCTCTGGCCCGTCTCCCGCGAACTGGAGGGTTCCCCCGTCGGCCTGGGCGCCCAGAACGTCAGTGATGAGCCGAAGGGCGCCTTCACGGGGGAGGTGTCCGCCGCGATGCTGGCCGATGCGGGCTGCCGATACGTCATTGTGGGCCACTCAGAGCGGAGGAAGCTCTTCGGCGAAGAGGATGCCTGGATCAACCGGAAACTGATCGCGGTCCTGAAGGCGGGACTGACCCCCATCCTGTGCGTCGGCGAGACCCTGGCCCAGCGGGAGGCGGGGAACGCGTTCCCTGTTATTGTCGGGCAGATAAATGCGGGGTTGAAGAATTTGGAAGCCGGTGATATAGGCCGTTGCGTTGTCGCCTATGAGCCCGTATGGGCCATCGGAACCGGGCGGACGGCCACTCCGGATCAGGCGGAGGAGGTTCACTCCTTCATTCGATGCCGTGTTGCGGCGCTTTTTGGCGAGGAACAATCCGCCGGTCTCAGGATTCTTTATGGCGGGAGCGTCACGCCGGAGAACATCGACCGGCTGATGGAAAGCAGGCAGATCAACGGAGCCCTCGTCGGGGGGGCGAGCCTGAATATCGATTCCTTCTCGCGGATCGTGCGTTATCAAAGAGGATAAAAGGAGTTTTCTTCCGTGCAGACCTTGATCAGCGTCATTCACATCGTGATGTGCTTCGTTCTCATCGCCGTCGTGCTTCTTCAGGCGGGGAAGGGAGCCAACATGGGAGCCGCCTTCGGGGGGTCCAGCCAGACCGTTTTCGGCAGCAGCGGGCCGGGGACATTCCTGAGCAAGATGACCACCGCCGTGGCCGTCGTCTTCATGCTGACGTCCCTCGTGCTTTCCCACCCGGCTTTTCAGGGAGCCACTTCCGTTGTGAAGGGTGCCCGGCCGGCCGCGGAGAAGGCCCAGCCGGCCCCGGTGCTTCCGGCGCCGCCCGCGACACAGGGAGCCCAGGCACCGGCAGTACCGGCGGCTCCGCCCGCGTCTGCACCGGCCGCGAAGTAGCCGGCTTGCGTGTCCGCGAACCGGTTTTCGGGTTGACAAAAACCGGCGGACCCTGTAGTGTTGCGACCCTGTCAAACAAAGGCTCCGGGCGGGATAACAGCCCGGAGAAGAAGTGAAAATGCGAATCATGCCGAAGTGGTGGAACCTGGTAGACACGCTATCTTGAGGGGGTAGTGGGCCACGCCCGTGCGGGTTCAAATCCCGCCTTCGGCACCATGAATGAAAACGGAGGGTTGACTCATGTTAGGGGTTGACCCTCTTTTCTTTTGAGGGTGTTTGGTCAACGTTTTGGTCAACACTTTAGTCATCCATTTTAAGGCATTTTGAGAAGCCTTTCGCTCCGCCAGACGCGAACAACTCTTACCCTGTTTTCATCGAGGCGATAAACAATTCGAAAAGGTGGAAAGACGATTTCCCTCAGGTTGGCAATGCCAAACTCCGGTACGATGCGACCACTCTCCGGGAAGTCGGCAAGCCTCTCAATTTTTGAGATGATTTCCTTGAGAAGCTTTTCGCCCACGGCGGGGACTTGTTGATTGGTATACCAGGACGAAATGGATTCCAGATCCCTGACCGCAGATGCAGCGAAGGTGATTCGTTTCTTGTGCGGCATGGTTATTTGCCAAGATCAAGGCGCTTCTTAACATCTTCCAGGCTCATTTCCCGACCTTCTTCCAGGTCCATCAAGCCCTGTACAACCCCTCGCAGAAACGCCTGTTCCTCGGATTGAGCTTCATAGTCTTTGAGCGATTGGACGACGGCAATGCCCCTGCCGCG comes from the Syntrophales bacterium genome and includes:
- the gap gene encoding type I glyceraldehyde-3-phosphate dehydrogenase — its product is MAVKAAINGFGRVGRYLVRACLGYEDDIEIVAINSRAKPENLAHLLKYDSVHGRFGADVVVDGKDLVINGRKIVVTNVTSPLSDLPWKELGVDIVLESTGKFRKKDEVSGHLDAGAKKVILAVPGKGIDGTFVMGVNEASYDPAKHHIISNASCTTNCLAPVVKVLHDRFTIKRGLMTTVHAYTMDQRLLDGSHKDLRRGRAAAMSIVPTTTGAAKAVTEVIPDLKGKMDGLAMRVPTPNVSVVDFVAELGRNVTVNEVNGALKEAAEGPLKGILLYCEEELVSVDFTSSPYSSIVDAPLTNVVDGNFVKVFSWYDNESGYACRMRDLAVYIGKKM
- a CDS encoding type II toxin-antitoxin system Phd/YefM family antitoxin codes for the protein MSPNVKYSEDIVPISDLKMNPGRIVNQVDKTSRPVLLTSRGRGIAVVQSLKDYEAQSEEQAFLRGVVQGLMDLEEGREMSLEDVKKRLDLGK
- the tpiA gene encoding triose-phosphate isomerase, whose protein sequence is MPRPLIAGNWKMHMTVGEAVEYARRLRERLPEPMDRDVVIAPPFTALWPVSRELEGSPVGLGAQNVSDEPKGAFTGEVSAAMLADAGCRYVIVGHSERRKLFGEEDAWINRKLIAVLKAGLTPILCVGETLAQREAGNAFPVIVGQINAGLKNLEAGDIGRCVVAYEPVWAIGTGRTATPDQAEEVHSFIRCRVAALFGEEQSAGLRILYGGSVTPENIDRLMESRQINGALVGGASLNIDSFSRIVRYQRG
- the amrA gene encoding AmmeMemoRadiSam system protein A — translated: MELTEQEKKDLLHLALSTIKAELEGKELPGMKQPTPILREKRGAFVTLKKRGRLRGCIGYIQPVKPLHETIERMALAAAFEDPRFPALKKEELKDLSVEISVLTPLREIRDAGEIRVGVHGLYIVRGPRSGLLLPQVAVEYRWDTETFLRETCHKAGLPADAWRDESTRIFVFSAEIFGDLS
- the amrB gene encoding AmmeMemoRadiSam system protein B, encoding MKKEVRRSILAGSWYPGRPETLRGDIETYFRNVPEREIPGRIVGLVAPHAGYVYSGQVAAHAYKLIRNAPYEKVIVISPSHRMHFDGVALWRGAGYETPLGVVPVDQELAESVLDADGPVAEIPAAHAGEHSLEIQLPFLQVALGEFSFVPLVMGTQDERTCRRLAEVIAGAVAGRRTLVVGSSDLSHFHSHSEAVRLDSVMLEHLKNFNPDGLLRDLARRSCEACGGGPAAATMMAARALGAERAELLKYANSGDVTGDRREVVGYASAVFYAAS
- a CDS encoding type II toxin-antitoxin system RelE/ParE family toxin, whose translation is MPHKKRITFAASAVRDLESISSWYTNQQVPAVGEKLLKEIISKIERLADFPESGRIVPEFGIANLREIVFPPFRIVYRLDENRVRVVRVWRSERLLKMP
- the secG gene encoding preprotein translocase subunit SecG, with the translated sequence MQTLISVIHIVMCFVLIAVVLLQAGKGANMGAAFGGSSQTVFGSSGPGTFLSKMTTAVAVVFMLTSLVLSHPAFQGATSVVKGARPAAEKAQPAPVLPAPPATQGAQAPAVPAAPPASAPAAK